In a genomic window of Prosthecochloris marina:
- a CDS encoding lipid-binding SYLF domain-containing protein has product MGRNVLVLLLLLMGMAVTPVFAGWDPREEEHAQQTVRLFQKTDPTLQVFFDEAYGYAVFPDVYKGGFLLLGGARGKGFVYEQGRLIGTSSITQINVGPQLGGQAFAEIIFFRAQSDLADFKKGNYELSAQASAVVVTAGVATKSEYSDGVAVFALPKSGLMAEASVGGQKFSFDEY; this is encoded by the coding sequence ATGGGTAGGAATGTACTTGTTTTGCTGTTGCTCTTGATGGGCATGGCTGTTACACCGGTTTTTGCAGGATGGGACCCTCGTGAAGAGGAGCATGCACAGCAGACCGTCCGTCTTTTCCAGAAAACAGATCCGACTTTACAGGTTTTTTTCGATGAGGCTTACGGTTATGCAGTTTTTCCCGATGTGTATAAAGGAGGATTTTTGTTGCTGGGAGGCGCCCGGGGTAAGGGGTTTGTCTATGAACAGGGGCGCTTGATAGGTACGTCTTCGATTACCCAGATCAATGTAGGTCCGCAGCTTGGTGGTCAGGCTTTTGCAGAAATAATCTTTTTCCGTGCCCAGTCCGATCTTGCTGATTTCAAGAAAGGAAACTATGAGTTGAGCGCTCAGGCAAGCGCGGTGGTTGTGACGGCAGGTGTGGCGACCAAAAGTGAATATTCGGATGGTGTGGCTGTATTTGCCCTTCCCAAGAGCGGACTTATGGCCGAAGCCTCTGTCGGTGGCCAGAAGTTCTCTTTCGATGAATATTGA
- a CDS encoding Clp protease N-terminal domain-containing protein produces MQFDPNKFTVKAQEALQSAATLAGSRQHQQIDPVHLLHVMLSDSENIGFQIAQKLEVQTDNLLAVLDRELDRIPKVTGASATGQYISQDLGKVFDLALKEAESLKDEYISSEHLFIAMSEAGGKVSPLMRDAGLNRDAILKVMAGIRGSQRVTSQTAEDTYNSLKKYSRNLNDLVRKGKLDPVIGRDEEIRRVLQILSRRTKNNPVLIGDPGVGKTAIAEGIAQRIVAGDVPENLRSKQIAALDIAQLVAGAKFRGEFEDRLKAVIKEVQDANGEIILFIDEMHLLVGAGSAEGAVDAANILKPALARGELRCIGATTLDEYRKHIEKDAALERRFQTVLVDQPSVEDTVSILRGLKEKYEIHHGVRIMDSAIIAAAELSDRYISERFLPDKAIDLIDEASSRLRLEMDSDPEELDKVNREIRRLEIEREALKRELSSG; encoded by the coding sequence ATGCAGTTTGATCCCAACAAATTTACCGTAAAGGCGCAGGAGGCTTTGCAATCAGCGGCCACGCTTGCCGGGAGCAGGCAGCACCAGCAGATCGATCCGGTGCATCTTCTTCATGTCATGCTGAGTGACAGTGAAAACATAGGTTTTCAGATAGCTCAGAAACTCGAGGTGCAAACCGATAATCTGCTTGCCGTTCTCGACAGGGAACTCGATCGAATACCGAAGGTTACCGGAGCTTCGGCGACCGGTCAATATATATCGCAGGATCTCGGCAAGGTTTTTGACCTTGCTTTGAAGGAGGCGGAAAGCCTCAAGGATGAGTATATCAGCTCCGAGCATCTTTTCATCGCGATGAGTGAAGCGGGCGGCAAGGTTTCCCCGCTCATGCGGGATGCAGGGTTGAATCGTGACGCCATTCTGAAAGTAATGGCCGGTATTCGGGGTTCCCAGCGGGTAACCAGCCAGACCGCCGAGGATACGTACAACTCCTTGAAGAAATATTCGCGCAATCTGAACGATCTCGTGCGCAAAGGCAAGCTCGATCCTGTCATCGGCCGCGACGAGGAGATCCGGAGGGTGCTTCAGATTCTCAGCAGGAGGACGAAGAACAATCCCGTTCTGATAGGTGATCCGGGTGTTGGTAAAACTGCCATTGCCGAGGGTATCGCTCAGCGTATCGTTGCGGGTGACGTTCCCGAAAACCTCAGGAGCAAGCAGATTGCAGCACTCGATATTGCACAACTGGTTGCTGGCGCCAAATTCCGCGGTGAATTCGAGGACCGCCTGAAGGCTGTCATCAAAGAGGTCCAGGATGCCAATGGTGAAATCATTCTTTTTATCGATGAAATGCATCTGCTTGTCGGAGCAGGTTCGGCCGAAGGAGCGGTTGATGCCGCCAATATTCTCAAGCCGGCACTTGCACGCGGTGAGTTGCGTTGTATCGGAGCGACGACGCTCGACGAGTACCGCAAGCATATTGAAAAGGATGCTGCTCTTGAAAGGCGTTTCCAGACGGTCTTGGTCGATCAGCCGAGTGTGGAAGACACCGTTTCCATTTTACGTGGTTTAAAGGAAAAGTATGAAATCCATCACGGGGTTCGTATCATGGATTCGGCAATCATTGCGGCTGCAGAATTATCCGACCGTTACATTTCTGAGCGTTTCCTGCCTGACAAAGCGATAGATCTTATCGATGAAGCTTCTTCCAGACTTCGTTTGGAGATGGACAGTGATCCGGAAGAACTCGACAAGGTCAACCGCGAAATCCGCCGTCTGGAAATAGAGCGTGAAGCGTTGAAACGAGAGCTTTCGAGCGGTTGA
- a CDS encoding glutamate synthase-related protein, with the protein MYNNVKTKKVKVATWSQLEEKKPSYALVADVDLVIIRYGNDVSVLYGRCHHRGALMADGHVSGKNLLCSVHGWDYRYDSGISEYNNDESLHKFSAWIDLKTDAVYVDEAEVAQWTRTNPQPWNRDIYQGLYADIKGGTEEPFNHYIHSLATTDPASFDPHGPVSAMGVPLGELPRWEDIQVLTAQLAKPPLLDETAVGTNLVIGPNAKKPLELGIPLLVSDMSFGALGRETKIALSRGAELSGTGICSGEGGMLEAERRENSRYFYELAPAKFGWNIEQVTRCQAFHFKAGQAAKTGAGGVLPADKVSNDIAEVRGVAPGTDAVSPSRFRALVTPEDFGKVAEEVRKATGGIPIGFKMSAQHIENDIDFALEVGVDYIILDGRGGGTGASPNLLKNNIAVPTIPALARARKHLDKRNASHVTLIITGGLRTESHFIKALALGANGIAIANAAIQAAGCLGMRACNNNKCPVGIATQDEKLRARLVIDNSAKRLHNYLQNSVGMMKVMARACGYNHLGKLNPDDLVTWKKDMAWLTGIRYGGCSE; encoded by the coding sequence ATGTATAACAATGTTAAAACAAAAAAAGTTAAAGTTGCAACGTGGAGTCAACTTGAGGAAAAAAAGCCATCGTATGCTCTTGTTGCAGATGTAGACCTTGTTATTATCCGCTATGGCAACGATGTTTCAGTCCTGTATGGAAGATGCCATCACCGCGGAGCGCTCATGGCGGACGGTCATGTCAGCGGAAAAAACCTGCTCTGCAGTGTACACGGCTGGGACTACCGTTATGACAGTGGCATAAGCGAATATAACAACGATGAATCCCTGCATAAGTTCTCCGCGTGGATCGACCTGAAAACGGATGCCGTCTATGTCGACGAAGCGGAAGTAGCCCAGTGGACCCGAACGAACCCTCAGCCCTGGAATCGCGATATCTATCAGGGGCTCTATGCAGACATAAAAGGGGGAACGGAAGAACCGTTCAACCACTATATTCACTCCCTTGCAACAACGGACCCCGCTTCATTCGATCCACACGGGCCGGTTTCAGCCATGGGCGTACCGCTTGGCGAGCTCCCCCGATGGGAAGACATTCAGGTTCTCACGGCCCAGCTTGCAAAACCTCCCTTGCTCGACGAAACCGCAGTTGGCACAAACCTCGTTATCGGGCCGAACGCAAAAAAACCCCTTGAACTCGGTATCCCGCTCCTTGTAAGCGACATGAGTTTCGGAGCCCTCGGCAGGGAAACCAAGATAGCGCTGTCGAGAGGAGCCGAACTTTCGGGAACAGGAATATGCTCCGGAGAAGGAGGCATGCTCGAGGCGGAACGCAGAGAAAATTCCCGTTACTTTTATGAACTTGCCCCGGCAAAGTTCGGCTGGAACATCGAACAGGTAACCCGGTGCCAGGCCTTTCACTTCAAGGCAGGCCAAGCGGCCAAAACCGGTGCGGGAGGCGTCCTGCCCGCCGACAAGGTCAGCAATGATATTGCGGAAGTAAGAGGCGTCGCCCCGGGGACAGATGCCGTATCCCCCTCACGGTTCCGCGCACTCGTCACTCCGGAGGATTTCGGTAAGGTTGCAGAAGAAGTAAGAAAGGCAACAGGCGGAATACCGATCGGCTTTAAAATGTCAGCTCAGCATATCGAAAACGATATCGATTTTGCACTCGAAGTCGGAGTGGATTACATCATACTCGACGGAAGAGGCGGAGGAACCGGAGCATCACCCAATCTCCTGAAGAACAATATCGCCGTTCCAACAATACCCGCACTTGCGCGGGCGAGAAAACATCTTGACAAACGCAACGCCAGTCATGTGACACTCATCATAACCGGAGGCCTGAGAACCGAATCACACTTCATCAAGGCGCTTGCACTCGGAGCAAATGGCATAGCGATAGCCAACGCCGCCATACAGGCTGCAGGTTGCCTCGGCATGCGGGCATGCAACAACAACAAATGTCCTGTCGGCATTGCCACTCAGGATGAAAAACTCCGGGCGCGACTCGTTATCGACAACTCGGCAAAACGGCTGCACAACTATCTTCAGAATTCAGTCGGCATGATGAAGGTTATGGCAAGGGCATGCGGCTACAATCATCTCGGAAAACTCAATCCGGACGATCTTGTAACATGGAAAAAAGATATGGCTTGGCTGACTGGGATCAGATATGGAGGCTGCTCCGAATAA
- a CDS encoding VWA domain-containing protein encodes MEIFCFAYPERLFLLSLLVPLAGVLVWGMWRKARARKLLADRKLSESLLGKWSPYREIVIRVMQFFATGFLLVAWCGPQLCTGDKLVRREAVDVVYVLDVSNSMLARDEVPDRLGKAKQEMLVISRGIDRGRRALVAFAGSAVVQCPLTADQRAFEAMLAIASPGLVEEQGTNLEAALDIAGRVLTGRGNSRNAAGLRIVVIASDGENHDKTFTGTVRRLSEMGIQLFVVGVGTPDPVPIPLQDDEGLSGSVRRDAEGSPVLTSFRPEVLSKLAEEAGGIFLHSRENEPVSGRVQEALGAVKNKMQWMREPRYREEVYHYFVLVSVLLLLGAGVVASRS; translated from the coding sequence ATGGAGATTTTTTGTTTTGCATATCCTGAACGGCTGTTTCTGCTGTCGCTACTTGTGCCGCTTGCGGGTGTTCTGGTCTGGGGGATGTGGCGGAAAGCTCGAGCGAGAAAGCTTCTCGCCGACCGGAAGCTTTCTGAAAGTTTGCTTGGCAAATGGAGTCCCTACAGGGAGATTGTCATCCGTGTGATGCAGTTTTTCGCGACCGGGTTTCTTTTGGTTGCCTGGTGTGGTCCTCAGCTTTGTACGGGAGACAAGTTGGTGAGAAGGGAGGCCGTTGATGTGGTCTATGTACTCGATGTGTCCAACAGCATGCTTGCCCGTGATGAGGTTCCTGACAGATTGGGAAAGGCGAAACAGGAGATGCTGGTGATAAGTCGGGGGATTGACCGGGGCAGGAGAGCTCTTGTTGCTTTCGCTGGCTCGGCGGTTGTTCAGTGCCCTTTGACGGCTGACCAGCGGGCGTTCGAAGCGATGTTGGCTATAGCTTCTCCCGGGCTTGTCGAGGAACAGGGGACGAATCTGGAGGCTGCGCTCGACATTGCCGGCAGGGTGTTAACCGGCCGCGGTAATTCGAGGAATGCCGCTGGCTTACGCATTGTTGTGATTGCGAGCGACGGCGAAAACCATGACAAGACTTTTACCGGCACGGTTCGGAGACTGAGCGAGATGGGTATACAACTTTTTGTTGTCGGTGTGGGAACGCCAGACCCGGTTCCTATTCCGCTCCAGGATGATGAGGGCTTATCGGGTTCTGTAAGGCGTGATGCTGAAGGGAGTCCGGTTTTGACATCCTTCAGGCCGGAGGTACTCAGCAAACTTGCTGAAGAAGCTGGAGGGATCTTCTTGCACAGTCGTGAAAATGAGCCGGTTTCAGGTCGAGTACAGGAAGCGCTTGGCGCGGTAAAAAACAAAATGCAATGGATGCGTGAGCCGCGTTACAGGGAAGAGGTCTACCACTATTTTGTGCTGGTGTCCGTGCTGTTGCTGCTCGGAGCAGGAGTTGTGGCTTCCAGGAGCTGA
- a CDS encoding VWA domain-containing protein, translating to MQDFFFDTVTFGFSHPWWLLLLLLLPLVWRLELWYEKRKSRMMFPGVSNLKTRGMEAGWWVHLPQWFVRLSIVLAVLAMGRPQVTRNVTVASDRGIDIVLALDISESMLKEDFGGSRLDAAKDIALRFIRNRPKDRLGLVLFRGKSFTQCPLTLDHKLLGMLVRQVSVDAISDDGTAIGSAILVGTNRLSASVSKERVLLLLTDGEHNRGEIDPVTAAGIAGSQGIRIYVVGMSVQRRVENTESFTEGQVAGKEDVLRKVAFLTGGRFFNASDERGLSDAFREIDAMERSRLDGPVRVVRAELFPQLLLSALIVLVTGLILGGVRLLRIP from the coding sequence ATGCAGGATTTTTTTTTCGATACAGTGACATTTGGATTTTCTCATCCCTGGTGGCTTTTGCTTCTGTTGCTGCTGCCTTTGGTTTGGAGGCTTGAGCTGTGGTATGAAAAGAGGAAGAGCAGGATGATGTTTCCGGGCGTTTCCAATCTCAAAACCAGAGGGATGGAAGCCGGTTGGTGGGTGCATCTGCCGCAATGGTTTGTGCGCTTGTCCATTGTGCTGGCGGTTCTTGCCATGGGACGGCCTCAGGTGACACGGAATGTGACGGTGGCTTCGGACAGGGGCATCGATATCGTGCTCGCACTTGATATTTCGGAGTCGATGCTCAAGGAGGATTTCGGCGGCAGCCGTCTCGATGCAGCAAAGGATATCGCCCTGCGCTTTATACGAAACCGCCCGAAAGACAGGCTGGGACTCGTGCTGTTCCGTGGAAAAAGCTTTACCCAATGTCCTCTTACGCTCGATCACAAGCTTCTCGGTATGCTCGTCAGGCAGGTGTCGGTCGATGCGATCAGTGATGACGGTACCGCTATAGGATCGGCGATCCTTGTCGGGACAAATCGCCTGAGTGCTTCGGTATCGAAAGAGAGGGTCCTGTTGCTGTTGACGGACGGGGAGCATAATAGAGGGGAGATAGATCCCGTTACAGCTGCAGGTATTGCAGGCAGTCAGGGGATAAGAATCTATGTCGTAGGGATGAGCGTGCAACGGCGGGTGGAGAACACCGAATCGTTTACCGAGGGGCAGGTTGCAGGCAAGGAGGATGTGCTTCGAAAAGTAGCTTTTTTGACCGGTGGCAGGTTTTTCAATGCTTCTGATGAGCGTGGTCTCAGCGATGCGTTCAGGGAGATCGACGCGATGGAGCGCAGCCGTCTGGACGGGCCGGTGCGGGTTGTTCGGGCAGAACTTTTCCCTCAGTTGCTGTTGTCGGCTTTAATAGTGCTTGTTACCGGTTTGATTTTGGGAGGGGTGAGGTTGCTGAGGATTCCGTAA
- a CDS encoding cytochrome-c peroxidase, whose amino-acid sequence MGIKTRGFAFALLAVMFSCTPASDDTQQGGKTENSGNEGPASLRNEPIKPIEPVVVADPALVELGKKLYFDPRLSMSGFISCNSCHNLSMGGSDNLKTSIGHRWTRGPVNAPTVLNSSMNIAQFWDGRAKDLKEQAGGPMANPDEMAFSHELAIQLLQSIPGYVEEFSTVFGTDQIDIDQLTQAIAAFEETLVTPNSRFDQWLKGDDTAITAEELEGYELFKSSGCIACHYGSALGGNSYQKMGVVEPYKTDSQVEGRISVTGNEADRFKFKVPILRNVELTYPYFHDGEAATLKEAVEIMGRIQLGRVFSEDENAKIVAFMKTLTGDQPRIELPLLPPSSDDTPRPAPFDE is encoded by the coding sequence ATGGGGATCAAAACACGTGGATTTGCTTTTGCATTGCTTGCAGTTATGTTTTCCTGCACTCCGGCTTCCGACGATACTCAACAAGGAGGCAAAACGGAGAATTCCGGAAACGAAGGTCCTGCTTCGCTTAGAAATGAGCCCATCAAACCGATCGAGCCGGTGGTTGTTGCCGATCCGGCTCTGGTGGAGCTGGGTAAGAAACTGTATTTTGATCCCCGTCTTTCCATGTCGGGGTTCATTTCCTGCAACTCATGTCACAATCTCAGTATGGGCGGGAGCGATAACCTTAAAACATCGATCGGTCACCGTTGGACAAGGGGGCCGGTCAATGCGCCTACAGTGCTTAATTCCAGCATGAATATCGCTCAGTTCTGGGATGGCCGTGCAAAGGATTTGAAGGAACAGGCAGGTGGCCCTATGGCCAATCCTGACGAAATGGCTTTTTCTCATGAACTCGCGATACAGCTCCTGCAGTCGATTCCGGGTTACGTTGAGGAGTTCAGCACGGTGTTCGGTACGGATCAGATCGATATCGACCAGCTGACCCAGGCCATTGCAGCTTTTGAGGAAACCCTCGTTACGCCCAATTCCCGTTTCGATCAATGGTTGAAAGGAGATGATACGGCTATTACCGCAGAGGAGCTCGAAGGATATGAGTTGTTCAAGTCGAGCGGTTGTATTGCGTGCCACTACGGTTCGGCTCTCGGTGGAAACTCATATCAGAAAATGGGGGTCGTCGAACCGTATAAGACTGACAGTCAGGTAGAAGGCCGGATATCTGTTACCGGCAATGAGGCCGACCGTTTTAAATTCAAGGTTCCGATTCTGCGCAATGTTGAACTGACCTATCCGTATTTTCATGATGGAGAGGCTGCAACGCTCAAGGAAGCGGTCGAGATCATGGGTAGAATTCAGCTCGGTCGGGTGTTTAGCGAGGACGAAAACGCTAAAATCGTTGCGTTCATGAAAACTCTGACCGGCGACCAGCCACGCATCGAGCTGCCTTTGCTTCCGCCTTCATCGGATGATACGCCTCGTCCTGCACCATTCGATGAATAG
- the cas6 gene encoding CRISPR-associated endoribonuclease Cas6, producing the protein MRIALELSHRNRYLTLPVNVNHLISSLIYHIVSNSSSEYAERLHEQGYRLDKRTFKLFTFSPLFPGGHRRWKMNRDGTMTTDARSVSIMISSGKAEFIEHLVVGLLHQPFVQIGRQRFRVETVKKLEPPELGDDMRFIMLSPLVCSTKLNGEKYPKFLFPGDEEFKRVLLENLLGKYEALCGQSYEGENTELRVKVSEEYVERKHGKITKLVTLKEGLPDETKIRGMLAPFRLRVSQSLMEVGYYCGFGGLNAQGFGMVKVENR; encoded by the coding sequence ATGCGCATTGCCCTCGAATTATCCCATCGAAACCGCTATCTCACCCTGCCAGTGAATGTTAATCACCTGATTTCTTCCCTGATTTATCATATCGTTTCGAACAGCTCCAGCGAGTATGCGGAGCGGTTGCATGAGCAGGGGTATCGGTTGGACAAGCGGACGTTCAAGCTGTTTACGTTTTCGCCGCTGTTTCCGGGCGGACATCGCCGGTGGAAGATGAACCGGGACGGGACGATGACGACGGATGCGAGGAGCGTGTCGATTATGATATCTTCGGGGAAAGCCGAGTTCATCGAGCATCTGGTGGTAGGGCTGCTGCACCAGCCGTTTGTGCAGATAGGGCGGCAGCGGTTCAGGGTGGAAACAGTCAAGAAACTGGAGCCGCCGGAGCTTGGTGATGATATGCGGTTTATCATGCTGTCGCCGCTGGTGTGTTCTACAAAACTGAATGGGGAGAAGTATCCGAAATTTCTCTTTCCGGGGGACGAGGAGTTCAAACGCGTGCTGCTGGAGAACCTTCTGGGGAAGTATGAGGCCTTATGTGGTCAATCGTACGAAGGTGAGAATACGGAGTTACGCGTCAAGGTGTCGGAAGAATATGTGGAACGTAAGCACGGGAAAATCACGAAACTCGTCACGTTGAAAGAGGGTTTACCAGACGAAACGAAGATTCGCGGTATGCTGGCCCCTTTTCGGTTACGTGTGTCTCAGTCTCTGATGGAAGTTGGCTATTACTGCGGCTTCGGCGGATTGAACGCACAAGGTTTCGGCATGGTCAAAGTTGAGAATAGATAA
- a CDS encoding RAMP superfamily CRISPR-associated protein codes for MSYEEKIERRTVKLTTVTPLHIKGKDIDFGQGFVRRNNYSAYAIDHMKLGNYLLSKNKFEVYLEEVDRLISRRKFKDFNFQKFLKHHHLYDIDKPETHDELIKAGVFKGIVESTNDKQFVRDGMQRPFIPGSSIKGFIRVAYIYEHFKSKLFANRETFETEIRDFDRHLTDIFRFISVTDSCELNIQQLKDETVSIISRNTRNEKILAQAEEGEARVIDMFGKIKLQANGIKMYDIDEKLVKQFFLKTGDIISSYKADKKGKVIKELTVKEKTSVSKPVTQKVISLKFKDKEELECFNGETTFDIILNKNNSNVPFKSIEHVLAALDSFSQKIWELETDFISEITENIASITDIGAFYSQPRTANARLGFGTGLISKTPDSILEETMLTELVNAHFDPKKDPPHTRPKSRRVISFDNNAMLPLGWVRLELIT; via the coding sequence ATGAGTTACGAGGAAAAGATAGAGCGTCGAACAGTTAAGCTTACAACAGTAACACCTCTTCACATCAAAGGAAAAGATATTGATTTCGGGCAAGGATTTGTACGGCGTAATAATTACTCAGCATACGCAATTGACCATATGAAACTCGGCAACTACCTGCTTTCCAAAAACAAGTTTGAAGTTTATTTGGAAGAAGTCGATAGGCTTATCAGTCGCCGTAAATTTAAGGATTTTAATTTCCAAAAATTTTTGAAACATCATCACCTCTATGATATTGATAAACCCGAAACACATGATGAATTAATCAAGGCCGGTGTTTTCAAAGGGATTGTCGAGTCAACAAATGATAAGCAGTTCGTCAGAGACGGTATGCAACGGCCTTTTATTCCAGGGTCATCAATTAAAGGATTTATTCGGGTTGCCTACATTTATGAGCATTTTAAGAGCAAGTTATTTGCAAATCGAGAAACTTTTGAAACAGAAATTCGAGATTTTGATAGACATCTAACAGATATTTTTCGTTTTATATCTGTAACAGACAGCTGTGAACTGAATATTCAACAGCTTAAAGATGAAACTGTTTCCATCATCTCCAGAAATACAAGAAACGAGAAGATCTTGGCACAAGCGGAAGAAGGTGAAGCCAGAGTTATTGATATGTTTGGGAAAATCAAACTACAAGCAAATGGTATAAAAATGTATGATATTGACGAAAAACTTGTTAAGCAATTTTTTCTAAAAACCGGAGATATAATTTCTTCATATAAAGCCGATAAAAAAGGAAAGGTCATCAAAGAGCTAACGGTTAAAGAGAAAACATCTGTTAGCAAACCGGTTACTCAAAAGGTTATTAGCTTAAAATTCAAGGATAAAGAAGAACTTGAATGCTTTAACGGGGAAACAACTTTCGATATCATTCTAAACAAAAATAATTCGAATGTCCCTTTTAAAAGCATAGAACATGTACTTGCAGCGCTTGATTCTTTTTCTCAAAAAATCTGGGAACTGGAAACAGACTTCATCTCGGAAATCACTGAAAATATTGCATCTATCACCGATATAGGTGCCTTTTATTCTCAACCTCGTACTGCAAATGCACGATTAGGTTTCGGAACGGGACTTATTAGCAAAACTCCTGATAGTATTTTAGAAGAAACCATGTTAACAGAACTTGTTAATGCGCATTTTGATCCAAAGAAAGATCCGCCTCACACACGCCCGAAAAGTCGTAGAGTCATCTCTTTCGATAATAATGCAATGCTTCCGCTTGGATGGGTAAGGCTGGAGTTAATAACATGA
- the csm4 gene encoding type III-A CRISPR-associated RAMP protein Csm4, whose translation MKYLVELQFDHAVHFGSSVAGFGVEEVDDTCHSDTLFSGIINQLATVEHLIPHFSLKNFLEEFDSQKPPFQISSFGLVKDTDYFLPKPLLEPAAFTAEPLLTEYRKEFKKLKWIHLEDFHKWQNKLLSGSDIKNYFDSYSNEPPPKAPSFYKTLTKAQHAQDRETEATQLYHVGQLFYADEVYPFFLVDFNSKHLSWEWFKEALRLLGISGLGGRRSSGYGKFTLRYEPILIGDDESQWPKEVRETTRHRKAVELWNKVLNHESEGRYLFSLLKPKVITENDYVSYYLLIRKGWFFSNSSFYQMKRKTVYMFSEGSIFSKPIEGELLNISPDELPEEHHELYRYGHPFTIPFSI comes from the coding sequence ATGAAATATCTTGTCGAACTGCAATTTGATCATGCGGTTCATTTTGGATCATCAGTTGCTGGATTTGGTGTTGAGGAAGTTGATGATACATGTCACTCGGATACGCTCTTTAGCGGTATCATTAACCAGCTTGCCACAGTTGAACATCTTATTCCTCACTTCAGTCTCAAAAATTTTCTTGAAGAATTTGATTCACAGAAACCACCATTCCAAATTTCATCATTCGGTCTTGTAAAAGATACGGATTATTTTCTTCCGAAGCCTTTACTTGAACCTGCTGCTTTTACTGCCGAGCCATTGTTAACAGAATACAGAAAAGAATTTAAAAAACTTAAATGGATTCATTTGGAGGATTTTCATAAATGGCAGAACAAATTGCTTTCTGGTAGTGACATCAAAAATTATTTCGATAGTTACAGCAATGAACCACCTCCGAAGGCTCCATCGTTCTATAAAACACTCACCAAAGCACAACATGCCCAAGACAGGGAAACGGAGGCTACCCAACTCTACCATGTAGGGCAATTGTTTTATGCCGATGAAGTTTACCCTTTTTTCCTTGTAGATTTTAACTCGAAACATCTCTCATGGGAATGGTTTAAGGAGGCATTGCGGCTTTTGGGGATCTCAGGTTTGGGAGGACGACGCTCAAGCGGCTATGGAAAATTCACCTTACGATATGAGCCGATTTTGATTGGCGATGATGAATCTCAATGGCCAAAAGAAGTTCGTGAAACTACTCGGCATAGAAAAGCAGTTGAATTATGGAATAAAGTTCTAAATCATGAAAGTGAAGGCAGATATCTATTTTCACTGCTAAAACCCAAAGTAATAACTGAAAATGATTATGTGTCCTATTACTTATTAATTCGAAAGGGATGGTTCTTTTCCAATTCGAGCTTTTATCAAATGAAGCGAAAAACCGTTTACATGTTCTCGGAAGGCTCAATTTTTAGCAAGCCTATTGAAGGTGAATTGCTCAATATCTCTCCTGATGAACTTCCCGAAGAGCATCATGAACTCTATCGTTACGGGCATCCTTTTACAATCCCATTTTCTATTTGA
- the csm3 gene encoding type III-A CRISPR-associated RAMP protein Csm3 — MSKGLFGHVVIRGAIIAKTGLHIGASADTVEIGGIDTPVIKHPITFEPYIPGSSLKGKMRSLLEKINVCDNGMKYNRPVVKGNKPINQHICDDIIQALDCPVCRVFGSTGQGNRNDNLSNQNHPARILVRDATLLNKDFLIPDALLITEAKMENVLDRVTSHAVPRTIERVPAGAKFAFEIVYRVEGEKNADKKEVQTDVKNILLLLRAVEREGLGGNTSRGHGQVGFELTEFFYQKVKESDSTSQFSESKGLEKVIEHINKDNWELQGL, encoded by the coding sequence ATGTCAAAAGGTCTATTTGGGCATGTTGTTATAAGAGGGGCAATTATTGCTAAAACCGGTTTGCATATCGGTGCAAGTGCCGACACAGTGGAAATTGGAGGAATTGACACACCTGTAATTAAGCACCCGATTACTTTCGAGCCGTATATACCAGGAAGCTCGCTTAAGGGAAAAATGCGTTCCTTATTAGAAAAAATTAATGTTTGTGATAATGGTATGAAATATAATCGCCCTGTTGTTAAGGGGAACAAACCTATTAATCAACATATTTGTGATGATATAATCCAAGCTTTGGATTGTCCCGTATGTCGTGTTTTTGGCTCAACAGGACAAGGAAATCGTAATGATAACCTTAGCAATCAAAATCATCCTGCAAGAATCCTTGTTCGTGATGCTACTCTATTAAATAAGGATTTTCTAATTCCAGATGCTTTATTAATCACCGAAGCAAAAATGGAAAATGTACTTGATAGAGTTACCTCACATGCAGTTCCTCGCACTATTGAGCGTGTTCCAGCCGGAGCGAAGTTTGCATTTGAAATTGTTTATCGAGTTGAGGGAGAAAAAAATGCCGATAAAAAAGAAGTTCAAACAGATGTGAAAAATATCCTTTTGCTTCTCAGGGCCGTTGAGCGAGAAGGGTTAGGCGGCAATACTTCTCGTGGGCATGGTCAAGTCGGGTTTGAACTCACTGAATTCTTTTACCAAAAAGTGAAAGAAAGCGATTCAACATCCCAATTTTCTGAATCAAAGGGTTTGGAAAAAGTTATTGAACATATTAACAAAGACAATTGGGAGCTGCAAGGGCTATGA